In Sphingobacterium sp. lm-10, one DNA window encodes the following:
- a CDS encoding universal stress protein: MRNTILVPTDFSKNSISAVRYACQLAKHKGYDVHLLHFYTSNTANFASESNNEALLEDSSLLKADVLMKELKDELMISFPELTITSVCVRGLIDEKLPVEAGDSRYALIVMGATGSSAKKSIYYGSTTVAITAKSPIPVVAVPEGQSTFALQHISLLTKFKPEELETLRSFIETMGKPEQLSLTHVYREESDLDAMQEHLQSWAFNIREMDLIKQVDIESAPISKNDVDLDTVPEVVNSMIEKGNPDVILVTKTRKSFFERLFKSSVSKAIALELRKPTFFDRIDED, translated from the coding sequence ATGCGAAATACTATTCTGGTTCCCACAGACTTTTCTAAAAATTCTATCAGTGCTGTACGGTATGCCTGCCAATTGGCAAAACATAAAGGCTACGACGTGCATTTACTACATTTTTATACCAGCAATACCGCTAATTTCGCCAGCGAATCAAATAACGAAGCGCTTTTGGAAGACAGCTCTTTATTGAAAGCAGATGTGTTGATGAAGGAGCTTAAAGACGAGTTGATGATTTCTTTTCCAGAATTAACCATTACCTCGGTATGCGTGCGGGGATTGATTGATGAAAAATTACCTGTGGAAGCAGGTGACAGCCGGTACGCACTTATTGTGATGGGTGCCACGGGATCCTCTGCAAAAAAATCGATTTATTACGGCAGCACTACCGTGGCGATCACTGCCAAATCACCTATTCCGGTTGTTGCAGTACCAGAAGGTCAAAGCACTTTTGCCTTGCAACATATCAGTTTACTCACGAAGTTCAAACCCGAAGAATTGGAAACGTTGCGTTCCTTTATAGAAACAATGGGTAAGCCTGAGCAACTTTCCTTAACACATGTGTACCGTGAAGAAAGTGATCTAGATGCCATGCAGGAGCATTTACAATCGTGGGCATTTAATATCCGTGAGATGGATCTTATCAAACAAGTTGATATCGAAAGCGCCCCTATATCAAAAAATGACGTAGATTTGGATACCGTACCAGAGGTGGTAAACAGTATGATTGAGAAAGGAAATCCTGATGTAATTTTGGTCACAAAAACGCGAAAATCTTTCTTCGAAAGGTTATTTAAATCTTCGGTATCCAAAGCAATAGCGTTAGAGCTCAGAAAACCAACCTTCTTTGACCGTATTGATGAAGATTAA
- the alaS gene encoding alanine--tRNA ligase translates to MTSREIREAFLTFFQEKGHQIVPSAPVVVKNDPTLMFTNAGMNQFKELFLGESDATYSRVTDSQRCLRVSGKHNDLEEVGIDTYHHTLFEMLGNWSFGDYFKKEAIAWAWELLTRIYKLDVDRLYVTIFEGDERDGLAKDTEAYDLWKSFIAEDRILLGNKKDNFWEMGDTGPCGPCSEIHYDMRPDSERASVPGKDLVNNDDPQVIEIWNLVFMQYNRLKSGTLESLPAQHVDTGMGFERLVRAIQGKVSNYDTDVFQPLISYTSQRSGIPYGREEQTDIAMRVLADHVRAVSFTIADGQLPSNNKAGYVIRRILRRAVRYAYTFLGFKEPFLNELVPLLAQQFKGVFDVLSDQEAFVQKVVLEEELSFLRTLTTGIQRFESYDNKATQIDGDFAFELFDTFGFPIDLTELLAREKGLTVDMEGFQVALNRQKERSRAATTLDTSDWTVLQEDVQTEFVGYDTLTAQAHMVKYRKVTAKGKDQYQLILDVTPFYPEGGGQVGDVGTLINMTTQEKIQIVATKKENALIVHFVDKLPTSLEGEFAATVDAGKRADSEANHSATHLLHAALREVLGTHVQQKGSLVSPDVLRFDITHFSKITEEEIRRVEDIVNTKIRANIALKEERNIPYQEAIASGVTALFGEKYGEYVRVITFDDNFSKELCGGTHVSATGKIGFFKIVSESAVAAGVRRIEAVTGSRSATLIREQFDVVNNMKELLHNPKDFVGALSKMLEENGALKKEVQQAITARSLALKAELLNKVEAIGDAHYLSARVEIPNADAVKGLAYALRDAVPNLFLVLATVIDDKPFLLVMIAEDLAKSKGWNAGGIIRELAKEVQGGGGGQPFFATAGGKDVTGIERSLQRAREFVV, encoded by the coding sequence ATGACTAGTAGAGAAATTCGCGAAGCATTCTTAACCTTTTTTCAAGAAAAGGGACACCAAATTGTACCATCGGCACCTGTTGTCGTCAAAAATGATCCCACACTGATGTTTACCAACGCCGGTATGAATCAGTTTAAGGAGTTGTTTTTGGGAGAGAGTGACGCCACTTATTCCCGTGTTACGGATAGCCAACGCTGCTTGCGGGTGTCTGGAAAGCATAATGACTTAGAAGAAGTAGGTATCGACACCTACCATCATACACTATTTGAAATGTTGGGCAATTGGTCTTTTGGAGATTACTTTAAGAAAGAAGCGATAGCCTGGGCTTGGGAATTATTGACAAGAATATATAAACTGGATGTTGATCGATTGTATGTCACCATCTTTGAGGGCGACGAACGCGATGGGTTGGCCAAGGATACAGAAGCATACGATTTATGGAAAAGCTTTATTGCAGAGGATCGTATTCTATTAGGTAATAAAAAAGATAATTTTTGGGAGATGGGCGATACAGGTCCTTGTGGTCCATGCTCAGAAATCCATTATGATATGCGTCCAGATTCCGAGCGCGCATCTGTACCGGGTAAAGATTTAGTGAATAATGATGATCCACAGGTCATCGAGATCTGGAACCTCGTATTCATGCAGTATAATCGGTTGAAGTCGGGTACACTAGAATCTTTGCCTGCACAGCATGTGGATACCGGAATGGGGTTTGAGCGTTTGGTACGCGCGATTCAGGGAAAGGTATCCAATTACGATACCGATGTTTTTCAACCTTTGATCAGCTACACTTCTCAGCGATCAGGAATACCCTATGGTCGTGAAGAGCAGACCGACATTGCGATGCGTGTCTTGGCCGATCACGTACGTGCAGTAAGTTTCACGATTGCCGATGGGCAATTGCCGTCCAACAACAAAGCTGGATATGTAATCCGTAGGATTTTGCGTCGTGCTGTGCGTTATGCCTATACATTTCTAGGTTTTAAAGAACCTTTTTTGAATGAATTGGTGCCCTTATTGGCGCAACAATTCAAGGGAGTATTCGATGTGCTGTCTGATCAGGAAGCATTCGTGCAAAAGGTGGTCTTGGAAGAAGAATTATCCTTCCTTCGTACATTGACTACCGGGATCCAACGTTTCGAAAGTTATGACAACAAGGCCACACAGATCGATGGCGATTTTGCTTTTGAGTTGTTTGATACCTTTGGTTTTCCAATTGATTTAACCGAGCTATTGGCACGCGAAAAAGGTCTAACCGTAGATATGGAAGGTTTTCAAGTGGCACTAAACCGCCAAAAAGAACGTTCCAGAGCGGCGACTACGTTAGATACTTCCGATTGGACTGTATTGCAGGAAGATGTACAAACTGAATTTGTAGGTTATGATACGTTGACAGCACAGGCGCACATGGTGAAATACCGTAAGGTGACTGCCAAAGGCAAAGACCAATATCAATTGATTTTGGATGTTACACCTTTCTACCCCGAGGGTGGTGGTCAAGTAGGCGATGTAGGTACATTGATTAACATGACTACGCAAGAAAAAATTCAGATCGTCGCTACCAAGAAAGAAAATGCGCTGATTGTGCATTTTGTCGATAAGTTACCGACGTCGCTAGAAGGAGAATTTGCGGCTACTGTAGATGCCGGAAAGCGAGCCGATTCAGAAGCCAATCACTCTGCGACACATTTGTTGCATGCCGCGCTGCGCGAAGTGTTGGGCACGCATGTGCAGCAGAAGGGTTCGCTAGTATCTCCTGATGTATTGCGCTTTGATATCACGCATTTCTCTAAAATTACGGAGGAGGAAATCAGACGAGTAGAAGATATCGTCAATACAAAAATACGGGCCAATATTGCACTGAAAGAAGAGCGTAATATACCTTATCAAGAGGCGATCGCATCTGGCGTTACGGCATTATTTGGTGAAAAATACGGTGAATACGTCCGCGTGATTACCTTTGACGACAATTTCTCCAAAGAGCTATGTGGCGGCACACATGTATCAGCTACGGGTAAGATCGGCTTCTTTAAGATTGTCAGTGAATCTGCTGTCGCGGCAGGGGTGCGTCGTATAGAGGCTGTGACAGGAAGCCGCTCCGCTACGTTGATAAGAGAACAGTTTGATGTGGTGAATAACATGAAGGAATTACTCCATAATCCAAAAGACTTCGTCGGCGCATTGTCGAAGATGCTTGAGGAGAATGGTGCTTTGAAGAAAGAGGTACAGCAAGCCATCACTGCTCGCTCGCTAGCATTGAAGGCGGAGCTATTGAATAAGGTGGAAGCGATAGGAGACGCACACTATCTGTCGGCTCGTGTGGAGATTCCAAATGCCGATGCAGTAAAGGGATTGGCGTATGCCCTTCGCGATGCCGTTCCAAACTTATTTTTGGTATTGGCTACGGTGATCGACGATAAGCCGTTCTTGTTAGTGATGATTGCCGAAGATCTTGCCAAGTCGAAAGGATGGAATGCGGGTGGTATTATTCGCGAACTGGCCAAAGAGGTGCAGGGTGGAGGTGGCGGTCAGCCGTTTTTTGCCACAGCAGGCGGTAAGGATGTAACTGGGATTGAACGCTCTTTACAGCGTGCTCGTGAATTTGTAGTTTAA